The Gemmata palustris genome includes a region encoding these proteins:
- a CDS encoding ISAs1 family transposase: MGQSLTRFLTLPNGIPSRDCIRRLLIALQPEAFQRCFRDWIADALEPDGIGPARLIAIDGKTCRRSHDAVHGLGPLHIVSAWASEHGIALGQVAAEEKSNEITAIPLLLKQIEFHKALITIDAMGCQKDIARDIVTGGGDFVIAVKDNQPKLSEAIGALVLKHLEGELKALKHRTRETDERARSARRALLLRGPGAHGFCGPGEWPWIKAIGTAVRITTHANGSQSDEVRFYMLSRFLSGKRFGEAVRGHWGIESMHWVLDVTFREDESRTRQRVLANNLSWLRRFAVTLLKRHPIKDSIRVR, from the coding sequence ATGGGACAGTCACTTACCCGGTTCCTTACGCTCCCCAACGGCATCCCGTCCCGCGACTGCATCCGCCGGTTGCTCATCGCCCTTCAACCCGAGGCCTTTCAGCGGTGCTTCCGGGATTGGATCGCCGACGCCCTGGAGCCCGACGGGATCGGCCCGGCCCGCCTGATCGCCATCGACGGCAAGACGTGTCGGCGGTCCCACGACGCGGTCCACGGGCTCGGGCCGCTGCACATCGTCAGCGCGTGGGCGAGCGAACACGGGATCGCCTTGGGCCAAGTGGCGGCCGAAGAGAAGTCCAACGAGATCACGGCTATTCCCCTCCTGCTGAAGCAGATCGAGTTTCACAAGGCGCTGATCACGATCGACGCGATGGGATGCCAGAAGGACATCGCCCGTGACATCGTTACGGGCGGCGGGGACTTCGTGATCGCCGTGAAGGACAACCAGCCGAAGCTGTCCGAGGCTATCGGGGCTCTGGTCCTGAAGCACCTGGAAGGCGAGTTGAAAGCCCTCAAGCACCGGACCCGAGAGACCGACGAGCGGGCACGGTCGGCGCGACGAGCTCTCCTACTTCGTGGCCCAGGTGCCCACGGATTTTGCGGCCCAGGGGAGTGGCCGTGGATCAAGGCCATCGGCACCGCGGTGCGGATCACCACGCACGCCAACGGGAGTCAGAGTGACGAGGTGCGGTTCTACATGCTGAGCCGGTTCCTGAGTGGCAAGCGGTTCGGCGAGGCGGTTCGTGGGCACTGGGGCATCGAGTCCATGCACTGGGTTCTGGACGTCACGTTCCGTGAGGACGAGAGCCGCACGCGACAGCGCGTTCTGGCCAACAACCTGAGCTGGCTCCGACGGTTCGCCGTCACCCTACTGAAGCGCCATCCCATCAAGGACAGTATCCGGGTAAGATGA